In Novipirellula galeiformis, one DNA window encodes the following:
- a CDS encoding DUF4339 domain-containing protein, giving the protein MGAGWYYIASGWIRKTRRIGPISESDLLHLIDDGKISPETLLQSSKTKGKWVPMNAVDPAMKRWQESHFNEPET; this is encoded by the coding sequence ATGGGTGCGGGATGGTACTACATCGCAAGCGGCTGGATCCGAAAGACACGCCGGATCGGCCCCATTTCAGAGTCGGATTTGCTTCATCTCATCGATGACGGCAAAATCTCTCCGGAAACGTTGTTGCAAAGCAGCAAGACCAAAGGGAAATGGGTTCCGATGAACGCGGTGGACCCCGCCATGAAACGCTGGCAAGAATCCCATTTCAACGAGCCTGAGACGTAG